The following coding sequences lie in one Populus trichocarpa isolate Nisqually-1 chromosome 14, P.trichocarpa_v4.1, whole genome shotgun sequence genomic window:
- the LOC18105098 gene encoding rac-like GTP-binding protein RAC2, with protein MNATAASAAASTTTTKFIKCVTVGDGAVGKTCLLISYTSNTFPTDYVPTVFDNFSANVLVDGQTVNLGLWDTAGQEDYNRLRPLSYRGADVFILAFSLISRPSYENVSKKWVPELRHYAPSVPIVLVGTKLDLREDRQFLLDYPGACTISTEQGLELQKQIGALAYVECSSKTQQNVKAVFDAAIKVVLQPPKRKKHKRKHRVCHIL; from the exons ATGAATGCCACAGCAGCATCAGCAGcagcatcaacaacaacaacaaagtttATCAAATGTGTGACAGTTGGAGATGGAGCCGTTGGAAAAACATGTCTTCTCATCTCTTACACTAGCAACACCTTCCCTACT GATTATGTTCCTACTGTTTTTGACAACTTCAGTGCCAATGTTTTGGTTGATGGGCAGACTGTGAATCTAGGTCTTTGGGACACTGCTG GTCAAGAAGACTATAACAGGCTGAGGCCTCTAAGTTACAGAGGAGCTGATGTTTTCATTCTTGCCTTTTCCCTCATAAGTAGGCCAAGCTATGAGAACGTATCAAAAAAA TGGGTCCCTGAGCTCAGACATTATGCCCCATCAGTGCCCATTGTTCTTGTGGGGACTAAATTAG ATCTGAGAGAAGATCGTCAGTTTCTCTTGGATTATCCTGGGGCATGCACCATTTCTACAGAGCAG GGTCTAGAACTACAGAAGCAAATAGGAGCGCTGGCATATGTAGAATGCAGCTCAAAGACGCAGCAG AATGTGAAAGCTGTCTTTGATGCTGCCATCAAGGTAGTACTCCAGCCTCCAAAGCGTAAGAAACACAAGAGAAAACATAGGGTCTGCCATATTCTTTAA
- the LOC18105099 gene encoding cytochrome c oxidase-assembly factor COX23, mitochondrial, whose amino-acid sequence MESKAAAPPYQSSARFADSQCYPQYTASLKCLEEFGSDKSKCQEHFDVYKECKKKEREARLERNKSRSLFS is encoded by the exons atggaatcaaAAGCAGCGGCACCGCCATACCAAAGTTCTGCAAGATTCGCAGACTCTCAATGTTACCCTCAATACACTGCTTCTCTCAAAT GCTTGGAAGAGTTTGGCTCGGACAAAAGTAAATGTCAAGAGCATTTTGATGTTTACAAGGAATGCAAGAAAAAGGAg aGAGAAGCACGGTTGGAACGCAACAAGAGTCGCTCCCTCTTCTCATGA
- the LOC18105100 gene encoding LOW QUALITY PROTEIN: cytochrome P450 714C2 (The sequence of the model RefSeq protein was modified relative to this genomic sequence to represent the inferred CDS: deleted 3 bases in 2 codons), translated as MVVKFRNIELVKEISLCTSLSPGKPSYLSKDRGPLLGQSIFSINGLSWSHQRKIIAPEFYTDKVKSMASLMVDSTTTMVRSWESRIEGDGGMAGINIDLELRSSLSADNISRACFGSNYTKGEEIFSKLRTLQCDVMSRGFIGIPGSRYIPTKNNWEIWKLEKEINSMILKVVKERAAANYEKDLLQMILEGAKSYGDQESFPSDVSLDRFIVDNCKAIYFASHETTAITASWCLMLLAANQEWQARARAEVLEICKNNLPDADMLRNMKTLTMVIQETMRLYPPVVFVIRRALQDLKFKDITIPKGLNIQIPIPIAQQNPDQWRPDAHQFNPKRFAKGILGSSTSPSDYMPFRIGARICAGQHFAMAELKVIVSLILSKFSFSLSPAYHHPPRFGLVVQPGNGVCLHNRRVS; from the exons atggTTGTGAAGTTTAGGA ATATAGAATTGGTGAAAGAAATAAGCCTTTGTACATCTTTGAGCCCAGGGAAACCTTCTTATCTGTCCAAAGATCGTGGACCATTGCTTGGACAGAGtattttctcaataaatggCCTTAGTTGGAGCCATCAGAGGAAGATAATCGCTCCAGAATTCTACACGGATAAGGTTAAG AGCATGGCGAGCCTAATGGTGGACTCTACAACCACAATGGTAAGATCCTGGGAGAGCAGAATTGAAGGTGATGGAGGCATGGCAGGAATAAATATTGACCTGGAGTTAAGAAGC AGCTTATCAGCAGATAATATATCAAGAGCTTGTTTTGGAAGCAATTACACCAAAGGAGAAGAAATATTCTCGAAGCTGAGAACTCTTCAA TGTGATGTAATGTCCAGAGGGTTCATTGGGATTCCTGGCTCAAG ATATATCCCTACCAAAAACAATTGGGAGATATGGAAATTGGAgaaagaaattaactcaatgatATTGAAGGTTGTAAAGGAAAGGGCTGCGGCCAACTACGAGAAGGACCTTCTGCAAATGATACTAGAGGGAGCCAAAAGTTATGGTGACCAAGAAAGCTTTCCATCAGACGTTTCTCTTGACAGGTTCATAGTGGATAACTGCAAGGCTATATACTTTGCTAGTCATGAAACCACTGCCATCACAGCTTCATGGTGCTTAATGTTATTGGCGGCTAATCAAGAATGGCAAGCTCGTGCTCGTGCGGAGGTGCTTGAAATCTGTAAAAATAACCTTCCAGATGCTGACATGCTTCGAAATATGAAAACT CTTACAATGGTGATCCAAGAGACAATGCGCCTTTATCCACCTGTGGTGTTTGTGATCAGAAGAGCCTTGCAAGATTTAAAGTTCAAGGACATCACAATTCCAAAAGGACTGAACATCCAAATTCCAATCCCAATAGCACAACAGAATCCTGATCAATGGAGGCCTGATGCACATCAGTTCAATCCCAAAAGATTTGCCAAAGGAATTCTAGGATCCAGCACGAGTCCATCGGATTATATGCCATTCCGAATAGGTGCACGTATCTGTGCAGGCCAACACTTTGCCATGGCAGAGCTGAAGGTTATTGTATCACTCATCCTATCAAAGTTTAGCTTCTCGTTGTCACCAGCATACCATCATCCCCCCCGGTTTGGGCTGGTTGTGCAACCTGGCAACGGTGTTTGCCTTCATAATAGAAGAGTCTCCTGA
- the LOC18105101 gene encoding putative casein kinase II subunit beta-4, with translation MYKDRGGFGGGSSRSEIVGGPLDRKRINDALDKHLEKSSPSTSRGLNNSSKDKERLSVPSTSTGKSSQHQQHLEHHRADSRSASLSKNKCSDEESETDSEESDVSGSDGDDTSWISWFCNLRGNEFFCEVDDEYIQDDFNLCGLSSQVPYYDYALDLILDVESSHGDMFTEEQNELVESAAEMLYGLIHVRYILTSKGMSAMLEKYKNYDFGRCPRVYCCGQPCLPVGQSDIPRSSTVKIYCPKCEDIYYPRSKYQGNIDGAYFGTTFPHLFLMTYGHLKPQKAIQSYVPRVFGFKLHKP, from the exons ATGTACAAAGATCGAGGTGGGTTTGGTGGCGGGTCATCAAGATCGGAGATTGTTGGAGGACCGCTTGATCGAAAGCGTATAAATGATGCGCTAGACAAGCATCTAGAGAAGTCTTCTCCTTCAACTTCGAGAGGATTGAATAATAGTAGTAAGGATAAAGAAAGATTGTCTGTTCCTTCTACTTCCACTGGTAAATCATCACAGCATCAGCAGCATCTTGAACATCATCGTGCTGATTCCCGCTCTGCTTCGCTATCCAAAAACAAATGCTCTGATG AGGAATCTGAGACAGACAGTGAGGAGTCTGATGTTAGTGGTTCTGATGGAGATGATACATCTTGGATCTCATGGTTTTGCAATTTGCGTGGAAATGAATTTTTCTGTGAAGTTGATGACGAGTACATTCAGGATGATTTTAATCTTTGTGGATTGAGCAGTCAAGTTCCATACTATGATTATGCACTTGATCTTATATTGGATGTTGAATCTTCTCATG GTGATATGTTCACCGAAGAACAGAATGAGTTGGTGGAATCCGCAGCAGAGATGCTCTACGGTCTTATTCATGTGCGTTACATACTTACTAGCAAGGGGATGTCTGCAATG TTGGAGAAGTACAAAAACTATGACTTTGGGAGATGCCCACGAGTTTATTGCTGTGGACAGCCCTGCCTTCCAGTTGGTCAATCAGACATTCCTCGTTCTAGTACTGTCAAAATCTACTGTCCAAAATGTGAAGACATCTATTACCCTCGATCCAAGTATCAAGGCA ACATTGATGGAGCTTATTTTGGAACCACATTCCCTCACCTATTTTTGATGACATATGGACACCTAAAGCCACAGAAAGCAATACAGAGCTACGTTCCAAGAGTTTTTGGCTTCAAACTCCACAAGCCTTGA